One Aegilops tauschii subsp. strangulata cultivar AL8/78 chromosome 7, Aet v6.0, whole genome shotgun sequence genomic window carries:
- the LOC109736771 gene encoding cinnamoyl-CoA reductase 1-like, whose product MDQAGAGEATAVAAAVCVTGAGGFIASWLVERLLARGDYAVHGTVRDPSDPKNDHLRTLDGAGERLRLFKADVLDYASVASAVAGCAGVFHVASPCPAAKSTNPEVELLAPAVAGTLNVLRACREAGVRRVVVVSSVRAIFINPNPPEGPTMDEHCWSDEEYCRATESWYCLSKTLAEREAWAYAEKTGLDVVTVCPPLVFGPLLQPTVNTSSLFLIRYLKCDGVDAMDDGVRNMVDVRDVADALMLAYKSPEAAGRYICSAHARKVSEMVSVVRSLHPNLNYPNEFVQLVGDEKVFSSEKLQRLGWKFRMLEETMKDSVESYMSAGILS is encoded by the exons ATGGACCAGGCCGGCGCGGGGGAGGccacggcggtggcggcggctgtGTGCGTGACGGGCGCGGGAGGCTTCATCGCCTCGTGGCTCGTGGAGCGCCTCCTCGCCAGAGGAGACTACGCGGTGCATGGCACCGTTCGTGACCCCA GCGACCCCAAGAATGACCACCTGAGGACGCTggacggcgccggcgagcggctgCGGCTGTTCAAGGCCGACGTGCTGGACTACGCGAGCGTGGCGTCCGCCGTGGCCGGCTGTGCCGGCGTCTTCCACGTCGCCAGCCCCTGCCCCGCCGCCAAATCCACGAACCCCGAG GTGGAGCTGCTTGCCCCGGCGGTGGCCGGCACGCTGAACGTGCTCCGGGCCTGCCGCGAGGCCGGCGTCCGCCGCGTCGTGGTGGTGTCGTCGGTCCGCGCGATCTTCATCAACCCCAACCCTCCCGAGGGCCCCACCATGGACGAACACTGCTGGTCGGACGAGGAGTACTGCAGAGCCACCGAG AGCTGGTACTGCCTCTCCAAGACGCTGGCCGAGCGCGAGGCCTGGGCTTACGCAGAGAAGACCGGGCTAGACGTGGTGACCGTGTGCCCGCCGCTGGTGTTCGGGCCTCTGCTGCAGCCCACGGTGAACACCAGCAGCTTGTTCCTCATCAGATACCTGAAAT GCGACGGCGTGGACGCCATGGACGACGGGGTGAGGAACATGGTGGATGTCAGGGACGTCGCCGACGCCCTTATGCTGGCGTACAAGAGCCCGGAGGCGGCCGGCCGCTACATCTGCAGCGCGCACGCCAGGAAGGTGTCCGAAATGGTTTCCGTCGTCAGGAGCCTGCATCCCAACCTGAACTACCCAAACGA GTTCGTTCAGCTGGTGGGGGATGAGAAGGTGTTCAGCTCCGAGAAGCTGCAGAGGCTGGGGTGGAAGTTCAGGATGTTGGAGGAGACGATGAAGGACAGCGTCGAGTCCTACATGTCTGCAGGCATACTGAGCTGA
- the LOC109736694 gene encoding uncharacterized protein isoform X1 produces the protein MLKFLSRVVVEYNPLDPRKAAAVELLAQCNGRKAKDSNPTCSVELRRLPSPAAAEDPEAQPPPRVLVTYLNGAEEAFVAADGATAQGMRDQILARGRLLETEQLFREAGEKWPVVIPEEELGMSFPGIKPKKAEEKPQAS, from the exons ATGCTCAAGTTCCTGTCCAGGGTGGTGGTGGAGTACAACCCGCTCGACCCGCGCAAGGCGGCGGCCGTGGAGCTCCTCGCGCAGTGCAACGGCCGCAAGGCCAAGGACTCCAACCCCACCTGCTCCGTCGAGCTGCGGCGCCTGCCCTCCCCGGCCGCGGCCGAGGACCCCGAGGCCCAGCCGCCCCCGCGCGTCCTCGTCACCTACCTCAACGGCGCTGAGGAGGCCTTCGTCGCCGCCGACGGCGCCACCGCGCAGGGCATGCGCGACCAGATCCTCGCCCGCGGCCGCCTCCTCGAGACCGAGCAGCTCTTCCGCGAGGCCGGGGAGAAGTGGCCCGTCGTCATccccgaggaggagctcggcatGTCATTCCCCGGTATCAAG CCAAAGAAAGCCGAGGAGAAGCCCCAGGCTTCGTGA
- the LOC109736694 gene encoding uncharacterized protein isoform X2, whose translation MLKFLSRVVVEYNPLDPRKAAAVELLAQCNGRKAKDSNPTCSVELRRLPSPAAAEDPEAQPPPRVLVTYLNGAEEAFVAADGATAQGMRDQILARGRLLETEQLFREAGEKWPVVIPEEELGMSFPGIKALVMRAIWMHA comes from the exons ATGCTCAAGTTCCTGTCCAGGGTGGTGGTGGAGTACAACCCGCTCGACCCGCGCAAGGCGGCGGCCGTGGAGCTCCTCGCGCAGTGCAACGGCCGCAAGGCCAAGGACTCCAACCCCACCTGCTCCGTCGAGCTGCGGCGCCTGCCCTCCCCGGCCGCGGCCGAGGACCCCGAGGCCCAGCCGCCCCCGCGCGTCCTCGTCACCTACCTCAACGGCGCTGAGGAGGCCTTCGTCGCCGCCGACGGCGCCACCGCGCAGGGCATGCGCGACCAGATCCTCGCCCGCGGCCGCCTCCTCGAGACCGAGCAGCTCTTCCGCGAGGCCGGGGAGAAGTGGCCCGTCGTCATccccgaggaggagctcggcatGTCATTCCCCGGTATCAAG GCTCTCGTGATGCGGGCGATTTGGATGCATGCTTGA